The Xanthomonas sp. DAR 34887 genome has a segment encoding these proteins:
- a CDS encoding Na+/H+ antiporter subunit C: MELALASAIGVLTAVGVYLLLRARSFDVILGMTVLSYATNLLIFAGGRLVQGKAPVLRDGVAPTLADYTDPLPQALVLTAIVIAFAMTAVSIVLAMRSRGDNRSDHVDARVDQDGDSAL, encoded by the coding sequence ATGGAACTGGCATTGGCGAGCGCGATCGGCGTGCTGACCGCGGTCGGCGTGTACCTGCTGCTGCGCGCGCGCAGCTTCGACGTGATCCTGGGCATGACCGTGCTGTCCTACGCCACCAATCTGCTGATCTTCGCTGGCGGGCGACTGGTGCAGGGCAAGGCGCCGGTGTTGCGCGACGGCGTTGCGCCGACCCTGGCCGACTACACCGACCCGCTGCCGCAGGCGCTGGTGCTGACCGCGATCGTGATCGCCTTCGCGATGACCGCGGTCAGCATCGTGCTGGCGATGCGCAGCCGCGGCGACAACCGCAGCGACCATGTCGATGCGCGCGTCGATCAAGACGGCGACAGCGCGCTATGA
- a CDS encoding monovalent cation/H+ antiporter subunit D, whose protein sequence is MNHLVILPILIPLLGAALSLFVEHRRYGRHVRRAVAWTAMAALAAAVLALFVRAGDGQVQVYLLGDWPSRLGIALMADRLSAWMLLTTTLLAAACLLHACAGWDRRAPHFHALFQFQLVGLNGAFLTGDVFNLFVFFEVMLIASYGLLLSGGRGLRLRVGFHYVVFNVTSSTLFLIALGLLYALLGSLNMAELSQRIAQAPPENLRLIKATFGLLLLVFCAKAALLPLYLWLPETYARAPAAVAALFVVMTKVGLYAVLRVSTLILGNQAQALDGYGRDWLLWLGIGTLLLAALGVLAAVRLRVLVGYLVIVSAATLFIAFALDAPGTLGAGLYYLAHSSFVAAALFMVADLIRRRRGDASDRKEVIAPLPGKTVPGVLFLVAAVSVAGLPPLSGFLAKVAILGATPAANVGPVWAAILLSSLMVIMGLTRAGVRLFWRVPGDQRIDDDSIEQRPQPQPRKARARPLETAATLLLLGYGVAMTVAAGPMLRYTEAAAAQLLRPADYATELRATAPALREP, encoded by the coding sequence ATGAACCATCTGGTCATCCTGCCGATCCTGATTCCGCTGCTCGGCGCCGCGCTGTCGCTGTTCGTGGAGCACCGCCGCTACGGACGCCACGTGCGCCGCGCGGTGGCCTGGACCGCGATGGCGGCGCTGGCGGCGGCGGTGCTCGCGCTGTTCGTGCGCGCCGGCGACGGCCAGGTGCAGGTGTACCTGCTCGGCGACTGGCCGTCGCGGCTGGGCATCGCGTTGATGGCCGACCGCCTGTCGGCGTGGATGCTGCTGACCACCACCCTGCTCGCCGCGGCCTGCCTGCTGCACGCCTGCGCCGGCTGGGATCGGCGCGCGCCGCACTTCCATGCGCTGTTCCAGTTCCAGCTGGTCGGCCTCAACGGCGCGTTCCTGACCGGCGACGTGTTCAACCTGTTCGTGTTCTTCGAGGTGATGCTGATCGCGTCCTACGGCCTGCTGCTCAGCGGCGGACGCGGCCTGCGCCTGCGCGTGGGCTTCCACTACGTGGTGTTCAACGTCACCTCCTCCACGTTGTTCCTGATCGCGCTGGGCCTGCTGTACGCGCTGCTGGGCTCGTTGAACATGGCCGAGCTGTCGCAGCGCATCGCGCAGGCGCCGCCGGAGAACCTGCGCCTGATCAAGGCCACGTTCGGCCTGTTGCTGCTGGTGTTCTGCGCCAAGGCGGCGCTGCTGCCGCTGTACCTGTGGCTGCCGGAAACCTACGCGCGCGCGCCGGCGGCGGTGGCGGCGCTGTTCGTGGTGATGACCAAGGTCGGGCTGTATGCGGTGCTGCGGGTGAGCACGCTGATCCTGGGCAACCAGGCGCAGGCCCTGGACGGCTACGGCCGCGATTGGTTGCTGTGGCTGGGCATCGGCACGTTGCTGCTGGCCGCGCTCGGGGTGCTGGCCGCGGTGCGCCTGCGGGTGCTGGTCGGCTACCTGGTGATCGTGTCGGCGGCGACGCTGTTCATCGCCTTTGCGCTGGATGCGCCGGGCACGCTCGGCGCCGGCCTGTACTACCTGGCGCACAGCAGCTTCGTCGCCGCGGCGCTGTTCATGGTCGCCGACCTGATCCGGCGCCGCCGTGGCGACGCCAGCGACCGCAAGGAAGTGATCGCGCCACTGCCGGGCAAGACCGTGCCCGGCGTGCTGTTCCTGGTCGCGGCGGTGTCGGTGGCGGGCTTGCCGCCGCTGTCCGGGTTTCTGGCCAAGGTCGCGATCCTCGGCGCCACGCCGGCGGCCAACGTCGGCCCGGTGTGGGCCGCGATCCTGCTCAGCAGCCTGATGGTGATCATGGGCCTGACCCGCGCCGGCGTGCGCCTGTTCTGGCGCGTCCCCGGCGACCAGCGCATCGACGACGACAGCATCGAACAGCGGCCGCAACCGCAGCCGCGCAAGGCGCGCGCGCGGCCGCTGGAGACCGCGGCGACGCTGCTGCTGCTCGGCTACGGCGTGGCGATGACGGTCGCCGCCGGGCCGATGCTGCGCTATACCGAAGCCGCCGCCGCACAGCTGCTGCGCCCGGCCGACTACGCCACCGAGCTGCGCGCGACCGCGCCAGCGCTGCGGGAGCCCTGA
- a CDS encoding Na+/H+ antiporter subunit E, which translates to MRRPWSRRLFPSWPLSVTVTVFWLLMSDSFGLGQLLLGALLGVAVPLFAARLDREFARIGSLRSVPKMLCVVAWDIVRSNVVVALQVLGPESRLHPGFIWVPLDIANIHGIAALTSMITLTPGTVSAALSDDRKYLLVHVLHLDDAETVIRQIKTRYEAPLMEIFP; encoded by the coding sequence ATGCGCCGTCCCTGGTCGCGCCGCCTGTTTCCGTCCTGGCCGTTGAGCGTCACCGTCACCGTGTTCTGGCTGTTGATGAGCGACAGCTTCGGCTTGGGCCAGTTGCTGTTGGGCGCGCTGCTGGGCGTAGCGGTGCCGCTGTTCGCCGCGCGCCTGGACCGCGAGTTCGCGCGCATCGGCTCGCTGCGCTCGGTGCCGAAGATGCTGTGCGTGGTCGCCTGGGACATCGTGCGCTCCAACGTGGTGGTGGCGCTGCAGGTGCTGGGTCCGGAATCGCGGCTGCACCCCGGCTTCATCTGGGTGCCGCTGGACATCGCCAACATCCACGGCATCGCCGCGCTGACCAGCATGATCACGCTGACCCCGGGCACGGTGTCGGCGGCGCTGTCGGACGACCGCAAATACCTGTTGGTGCACGTGCTGCACCTGGACGACGCCGAGACCGTGATCCGGCAGATCAAGACGCGCTACGAAGCGCCCCTGATGGAGATCTTCCCATGA
- a CDS encoding K+/H+ antiporter subunit F yields MTGHMFIETTIVVCMHVVALAMLLALWRLLRGPTVPDRILALDTLSVTAIAELMLFGMHLDSPVYFEAALVIAMLGFGSTVVLSKYVLRRDIVE; encoded by the coding sequence ATGACCGGCCACATGTTCATCGAGACCACGATCGTGGTGTGCATGCACGTGGTGGCGCTGGCGATGCTGCTGGCGCTGTGGCGGTTGCTGCGCGGCCCGACCGTGCCCGACCGCATCCTGGCGCTGGACACGCTGTCGGTGACCGCGATCGCCGAACTGATGCTGTTCGGCATGCACCTGGATTCGCCGGTGTACTTCGAGGCGGCATTGGTCATCGCCATGCTCGGCTTCGGCAGCACCGTGGTGCTGAGCAAGTACGTGCTGCGCCGGGACATCGTCGAATGA
- a CDS encoding Na+/H+ antiporter subunit G: protein MIGLLQVVLSLLLIVGCSFILLGALGLVKLSDFFKRLHAPTKASTLGVGCVLLASVGYHLFLGQDPQPRELLITAFLFITAPISAHMMAKAALSLMMEQRPQVPDSRDHADKEGLPPPAQQDDAR from the coding sequence ATGATCGGGCTGCTGCAGGTCGTGCTGTCGCTGCTGCTGATCGTCGGCTGCAGCTTCATCCTGCTCGGCGCGCTGGGGCTGGTGAAGCTGTCGGACTTCTTCAAGCGCCTGCACGCGCCGACCAAGGCCAGCACGCTGGGCGTGGGCTGCGTGCTGCTGGCCTCGGTCGGCTACCACCTGTTCCTGGGCCAGGACCCGCAGCCGCGCGAACTGCTGATCACTGCATTCCTGTTCATCACCGCGCCGATCAGCGCGCACATGATGGCCAAGGCGGCGCTGTCGCTGATGATGGAACAGCGGCCGCAGGTGCCCGACAGCCGCGACCATGCCGACAAGGAAGGGCTGCCGCCGCCGGCGCAGCAGGACGACGCGCGCTAG
- a CDS encoding calcium/sodium antiporter codes for MASAIGLVLVGLLLLALGGDSIVKAASGLAQRCGASPFVAGLLLVAFGTSLPEMAVNMRAYIVGAQDLALGNAVGSNIANLGLTLALAALAAPLLVRTRMLAPLLLMLALATLALIGFGLDGAISRLEGGLLLLAFVGVLVFLLRRARREDAARQLGLSGYAVTRTALGLNLLRLLIAIVLLYFGAKLVVDAAPRLGAAWGLSPLLVGLLPVAIGTALPEAAAAIAAARRGQGDMVVGHVLGSSLFNLLVVIGGMAALRPLPLPASFVRLELPAALALSVVLYPMLRGDMRISRGEGAVLLVAFLAWVGLEVALVG; via the coding sequence ATGGCGAGCGCGATCGGCTTGGTGCTGGTGGGACTGCTGTTGCTGGCCTTGGGCGGCGATTCGATCGTCAAGGCGGCCTCGGGCCTGGCGCAGCGCTGCGGCGCTTCGCCGTTCGTCGCCGGCCTGCTGCTGGTGGCGTTCGGGACCTCGCTGCCGGAAATGGCGGTCAATATGCGCGCCTACATTGTCGGCGCACAGGATCTGGCGCTGGGCAACGCGGTCGGCAGCAACATCGCCAACCTCGGCCTGACCCTGGCGCTGGCCGCGCTGGCGGCGCCGCTGCTGGTGCGCACGCGGATGCTGGCGCCGTTGCTGTTGATGCTGGCGTTGGCGACGCTGGCGCTGATCGGCTTCGGCCTGGATGGGGCGATCTCGCGGCTGGAAGGCGGGCTGCTGTTGCTGGCCTTCGTCGGCGTGCTGGTGTTCCTGCTGCGCCGCGCGCGCCGCGAGGATGCCGCGCGTCAGCTCGGCCTGTCCGGCTATGCGGTGACCCGCACCGCGCTGGGCCTGAACCTGCTGCGCCTGCTGATCGCGATCGTGCTGCTGTATTTCGGCGCCAAGCTCGTGGTCGATGCGGCGCCGCGGCTCGGTGCCGCCTGGGGCCTGTCGCCGCTGCTGGTCGGCCTGTTGCCGGTGGCGATCGGCACCGCGCTGCCGGAAGCCGCCGCGGCCATCGCCGCCGCGCGCCGCGGGCAGGGCGACATGGTGGTCGGGCATGTGCTCGGCTCCAGCCTGTTCAACCTGCTGGTGGTGATCGGCGGCATGGCGGCATTGCGTCCGCTGCCGTTGCCGGCCTCGTTCGTACGCTTGGAGCTGCCGGCGGCACTGGCGCTGAGCGTGGTGCTGTATCCGATGCTGCGCGGCGACATGCGCATCAGCCGCGGCGAAGGCGCGGTGCTGCTGGTCGCGTTCCTGGCGTGGGTCGGGTTGGAAGTGGCGCTGGTGGGGTGA
- a CDS encoding lectin — MKPTLPAAAVLLLALSACDKAPPPQQPTSAPAASTADDGGLPPPTLDQPDADVPPAQAPAAAMPPEMAPAERQLAREDGYGDLRLGMSAAQARAAWGGELDGQPGEAGGCHVLRPRWARGGNDFGLMFEADKLVRYDVRTAKETAPGGGKVGMDLAQLRTLYAGRVEEQPHKYIEGGKVLRIRSAADHPGVLVFETDAAGKATAWRVGLPPQVDYVEGCG; from the coding sequence ATGAAGCCGACCCTTCCTGCCGCTGCAGTGCTGCTGCTCGCGCTGAGCGCTTGCGACAAGGCACCGCCGCCGCAGCAACCGACTTCGGCCCCCGCGGCCAGCACGGCAGACGATGGCGGCTTGCCGCCGCCGACGCTGGACCAGCCCGATGCCGACGTGCCGCCGGCGCAGGCCCCCGCGGCGGCGATGCCGCCGGAAATGGCCCCGGCCGAGCGCCAGCTGGCGCGCGAGGACGGCTATGGCGACCTGCGCCTGGGCATGAGCGCGGCGCAGGCACGCGCGGCCTGGGGCGGCGAACTCGATGGGCAGCCCGGCGAAGCGGGCGGCTGCCATGTCCTCAGGCCGCGCTGGGCCAGGGGCGGCAACGACTTCGGCCTGATGTTCGAAGCCGACAAGCTGGTGCGCTACGACGTGCGCACCGCCAAGGAAACCGCGCCGGGCGGCGGCAAGGTCGGCATGGACCTGGCGCAATTGCGCACGCTGTACGCCGGACGCGTGGAAGAGCAGCCGCACAAGTACATCGAAGGCGGCAAGGTGCTGCGCATCCGCAGCGCTGCAGACCATCCCGGCGTACTGGTGTTCGAGACCGACGCCGCGGGCAAGGCGACGGCGTGGCGCGTCGGCCTGCCGCCGCAGGTGGATTACGTGGAAGGCTGCGGCTAA
- the hmgA gene encoding homogentisate 1,2-dioxygenase, producing the protein MHDHPRYMSGFGNEFATEAVPGALPVGQNSPQRVAHGLYAEQLSGTAFTAPRGVNRRSWLYRIRPAAVHGTFAAYMQAGGFHNDFDAGPVSPDQLRWSPLPLPQAPVDFVDGLYTMAGNGSAAAQHGVAVHLYAANASMQGRFFYNADAELLIVPQLGRLQLCTELGTLDLEPQEIAVIPRGVRFRVALPDGQARGYVCENFGALLRLPDLGPIGANGLANPRDFLTPVAAHEEDEGDFALIAKFQGHLWQAPIAHSPLDVVAWHGNYAPYKYDLRRFNTIGSISFDHPDPSIFTVLTAPSDTPGTANLDFAIFPPRWLVAQHTFRPPWFHRNVASEFMGLVHGVYDAKAEGFAPGGASLHNCMSGHGPDAATFDKASQADLSRPDVIADTMAFMFETRAVLRPTAQALAAAHRQRDYQQCWQGLRRNFRAP; encoded by the coding sequence ATGCATGACCATCCTCGCTACATGTCAGGCTTCGGCAACGAATTCGCCACGGAGGCGGTGCCGGGCGCGCTGCCGGTCGGGCAGAACTCGCCGCAGCGCGTGGCCCATGGCCTGTACGCCGAACAGCTGTCGGGCACCGCGTTCACCGCCCCACGCGGCGTCAACCGGCGCAGCTGGCTGTACCGGATCCGCCCGGCGGCGGTGCATGGCACGTTCGCCGCGTACATGCAGGCCGGCGGCTTCCACAACGACTTTGATGCCGGGCCGGTGTCGCCGGACCAACTGCGCTGGAGCCCGTTGCCGCTGCCGCAGGCCCCGGTGGATTTCGTCGATGGCCTGTACACGATGGCCGGCAACGGCTCGGCCGCCGCGCAGCACGGCGTGGCGGTGCATCTGTATGCGGCGAATGCCTCGATGCAGGGACGTTTCTTCTACAACGCCGACGCCGAACTGCTGATCGTGCCGCAGCTAGGCCGGCTGCAGCTGTGCACCGAACTGGGCACGCTCGACCTGGAGCCGCAGGAAATCGCGGTGATCCCGCGCGGCGTGCGATTCCGCGTCGCGCTGCCCGATGGCCAGGCGCGCGGCTACGTATGCGAGAACTTCGGCGCGCTGCTGCGGTTGCCGGACCTGGGGCCGATCGGCGCCAACGGGCTGGCCAATCCGCGCGATTTCCTGACCCCGGTGGCCGCCCACGAAGAGGACGAAGGCGACTTCGCGCTGATCGCCAAGTTCCAGGGCCATCTGTGGCAGGCACCGATCGCGCATTCGCCGCTGGACGTGGTCGCCTGGCACGGCAACTACGCGCCGTACAAGTACGACCTGCGCCGCTTCAACACGATCGGCTCGATCAGTTTCGATCACCCCGATCCGAGCATCTTCACCGTGCTCACCGCGCCCAGCGACACGCCGGGCACCGCCAACCTGGACTTCGCGATCTTCCCGCCGCGCTGGCTGGTGGCGCAGCACACGTTCCGCCCGCCATGGTTCCACCGCAACGTGGCCAGCGAGTTCATGGGACTGGTGCATGGCGTCTACGACGCCAAGGCCGAAGGCTTCGCGCCCGGCGGGGCGTCGTTGCACAACTGCATGAGCGGGCACGGCCCGGATGCGGCGACCTTCGACAAGGCCTCGCAGGCCGATCTGTCGCGGCCGGACGTGATCGCCGACACCATGGCCTTCATGTTCGAGACCCGCGCGGTGCTGCGTCCGACCGCGCAAGCGCTGGCGGCAGCGCATCGCCAGCGCGACTACCAGCAGTGCTGGCAGGGCCTGCGGCGCAATTTCCGCGCGCCCTGA
- the hppD gene encoding 4-hydroxyphenylpyruvate dioxygenase: MSAQPQYPSQPANLGMQVTTFENPMGIDGFEFVEFAAPAGQGEQLHAYFRSMGFSAVLRHRSRAITLYRQGGVNFLLNEDPDSFAADFAAAHGPCACGFAIRFRHPADEVFAKVLENGGEAIADKADTRAVPAPVVKGIGDCMLYLVDRYGEKGSVYADFEPVPGADQQPAGFGLTFIDHLTHNLYFGNMQRWSDYYERLFNFREIRYFDIKGAKTGLISKAMTAPDGVVRIPLNESSDPKSQINEYLDAYHGEGIQHIACFTDDIYETVERMRAAGVEFLDTPDAYFEVIDQRIPNHGEDVARLARNKILIDADPETKQRKLLQIFTQNCIGPIFFEIIQRKGNEGFGEGNFQALFESIERDQMKRGVL, encoded by the coding sequence ATGAGCGCACAACCGCAGTATCCGTCCCAGCCGGCCAACCTGGGCATGCAGGTCACCACCTTCGAGAACCCGATGGGCATCGACGGCTTCGAATTCGTCGAGTTCGCCGCGCCGGCCGGGCAGGGCGAACAGCTGCACGCCTATTTCCGCAGCATGGGCTTCAGCGCGGTGCTGCGCCACCGCAGCCGCGCGATCACCCTGTACCGGCAGGGCGGGGTCAACTTCCTGCTCAACGAGGACCCGGATTCGTTCGCCGCCGATTTCGCCGCCGCGCACGGTCCGTGCGCCTGCGGCTTCGCGATCCGCTTCCGGCATCCGGCCGACGAGGTGTTCGCCAAGGTCTTGGAGAACGGCGGCGAAGCCATCGCCGACAAGGCCGATACCCGTGCGGTGCCGGCGCCGGTGGTCAAGGGCATCGGCGACTGCATGTTGTATCTGGTGGACCGCTACGGCGAGAAGGGGTCGGTGTACGCGGATTTCGAACCGGTCCCCGGTGCCGACCAGCAGCCGGCCGGCTTCGGCCTGACCTTCATCGACCACCTGACCCACAATCTCTATTTCGGCAACATGCAGCGCTGGTCGGACTACTACGAGCGCCTGTTCAACTTCCGCGAGATCCGCTACTTCGACATCAAGGGCGCCAAGACCGGCCTGATCTCCAAGGCGATGACCGCACCGGACGGCGTGGTGCGCATCCCGCTCAACGAGTCCTCCGATCCGAAGAGTCAGATCAACGAATACCTCGACGCCTACCATGGCGAAGGCATCCAGCACATCGCCTGCTTCACCGACGACATCTACGAAACCGTGGAGCGGATGCGCGCGGCCGGCGTGGAATTCCTGGACACCCCCGACGCCTACTTCGAGGTGATCGACCAGCGCATCCCCAACCATGGCGAAGACGTGGCGCGGCTGGCCAGGAACAAGATCCTGATCGACGCCGATCCGGAGACCAAGCAGCGCAAGCTGCTGCAGATCTTCACCCAGAACTGCATCGGCCCGATCTTCTTCGAGATCATCCAGCGCAAGGGCAACGAAGGCTTCGGCGAAGGCAACTTCCAGGCGCTGTTCGAGAGCATCGAGCGCGACCAGATGAAGCGCGGCGTGCTCTGA
- a CDS encoding MarR family winged helix-turn-helix transcriptional regulator, translated as MTSIPPHTPPVPEQPSLDLEQFLPYRISVLSNRISSNIARVYGERYGMAVTEWRVMAVLALYPGLSAGEVSERTAMDKVAVSRAVARLLERGFIQRETHGDDRRRSVLHLSDAGVEVYQVVAPMVLECERRLLAPFSEEEQRVLNRLIDRLAAEGLPSMTGK; from the coding sequence ATGACGTCGATCCCCCCTCACACCCCGCCCGTTCCCGAACAGCCGTCGCTCGACCTCGAGCAGTTCCTGCCTTACCGCATCAGCGTGCTGTCCAACCGGATCAGCAGCAACATCGCCCGCGTCTACGGCGAGCGCTACGGCATGGCGGTGACCGAATGGCGGGTGATGGCGGTGCTGGCGCTGTATCCGGGGCTGTCGGCCGGCGAGGTGTCCGAGCGCACCGCGATGGACAAGGTGGCGGTGAGCCGCGCGGTGGCGCGCCTGCTGGAGCGCGGCTTCATCCAGCGCGAGACCCATGGCGACGACCGCCGCCGCTCGGTGCTGCACCTGTCGGACGCGGGGGTGGAGGTCTACCAGGTGGTCGCGCCGATGGTGCTGGAATGCGAGCGCCGCCTGCTGGCGCCGTTCAGCGAGGAGGAGCAGCGCGTGCTGAACCGGCTGATCGACCGGCTGGCGGCCGAGGGGTTGCCGAGCATGACCGGCAAGTGA
- a CDS encoding thioredoxin family protein, which translates to MSNKTIKTIGGAAALMLALSGCDKAPAPEAEQAPAKPLDTSVQKPPVADPNQPVASGNTPAAADVAAAAALGAQFDPNRDPANDLETAEVEAKRGGKRILLDIGGEWCSWCHILDEFIEGDAEVRSFRDANYVWVKVNYSDENKNEAFLAQYPKIEAYPHLLVLDADGKLLHSQFTGELEKGKGYDRKKFFDFLKQWAPPKT; encoded by the coding sequence ATGTCGAACAAGACGATCAAGACGATAGGCGGCGCGGCGGCGCTGATGCTGGCCCTGAGCGGCTGCGACAAGGCGCCTGCGCCGGAGGCCGAACAGGCGCCGGCCAAGCCGCTGGACACCTCGGTGCAGAAGCCGCCGGTGGCCGATCCCAACCAGCCGGTGGCCTCGGGCAACACGCCCGCCGCTGCCGACGTGGCCGCGGCGGCGGCCTTGGGCGCTCAGTTCGATCCGAACCGCGATCCGGCCAACGACCTGGAAACGGCCGAAGTGGAAGCCAAGCGCGGCGGCAAGCGCATCCTGCTCGACATCGGCGGCGAGTGGTGCTCGTGGTGCCACATCCTCGACGAGTTCATCGAGGGCGACGCCGAGGTGCGCAGCTTCCGCGACGCCAACTACGTGTGGGTCAAGGTCAACTACAGCGACGAGAACAAGAACGAAGCGTTCCTGGCCCAGTATCCGAAGATCGAGGCCTATCCGCACCTGCTGGTGCTCGATGCCGACGGCAAGCTGCTGCATTCGCAGTTCACCGGCGAGCTGGAAAAGGGCAAGGGCTACGACCGCAAGAAGTTCTTCGACTTCCTCAAGCAGTGGGCGCCGCCGAAGACCTGA
- a CDS encoding peptide MFS transporter, protein MSVDVVASNHPASPPQPPAQPPEFKTLLGHPRPLWLLFMTEFWERFAFYGIRWALTLYIVAEFFQGSGAGEAPANRLYGAYLALVYASALFGGFVADRLIGYQRSLLIGAVVMSVGLFLIAVPNEEVFKIGLATIIAGNGLFKPNVSTMVGKLYPLSDPRRDSGFTIFYMGINAGGFVAPILTGLLADKLFGTEAMPAYKYVFIASGIGMLISLVWFWIGRHQLGPVGRPPAGGEGMGRTFGVLLATLVVIPVAYGLLLIDAGILGWILTALFVALCAMILVEGIREGRVPRDRSIAMLIVFVFNVMFFMFFEQAGSSFNFLAQNIVERDLGGWMFPVGWFQSVNTLAILVLGPVFVWLWVALRSANPSIPRKFGLGLIFNGLAFALLMFALSSLVDGSGKIPFWTLFMVYVIQTVGELCLSPIGLSMTTKLAPTKVVGFAMGGWFLSTAIGNNLSGIFAAGVSGETGMTVDSALKGYTFGFWALLGSGVLLFLIAPLINKLMHGVK, encoded by the coding sequence ATGAGCGTTGACGTCGTCGCGTCGAACCACCCAGCCTCACCGCCGCAACCGCCAGCGCAACCGCCCGAATTCAAGACCCTGCTGGGCCATCCACGGCCATTGTGGCTGCTGTTCATGACGGAATTCTGGGAGCGCTTCGCGTTCTACGGCATCCGCTGGGCGCTGACCCTGTACATCGTGGCCGAATTCTTCCAGGGCTCCGGCGCGGGCGAGGCCCCGGCCAACCGGCTGTACGGCGCCTATCTGGCGCTGGTCTACGCCTCGGCGCTGTTCGGCGGCTTCGTCGCCGACCGGCTGATCGGCTACCAGCGCTCGCTGCTGATCGGCGCGGTGGTCATGTCGGTGGGCCTGTTCCTGATCGCGGTGCCGAACGAAGAGGTGTTCAAGATCGGCCTGGCCACGATCATCGCCGGCAACGGCCTGTTCAAGCCGAACGTGTCGACCATGGTCGGCAAGCTGTATCCGCTCAGCGATCCGCGCCGCGATTCGGGCTTCACCATCTTCTACATGGGCATCAACGCCGGCGGCTTCGTCGCGCCGATCCTGACCGGCCTGCTGGCCGACAAGCTGTTCGGCACCGAAGCGATGCCGGCCTACAAGTACGTGTTCATCGCCTCCGGCATCGGCATGCTGATCAGCCTGGTGTGGTTCTGGATCGGCCGTCACCAGCTCGGCCCGGTCGGCCGGCCGCCGGCCGGCGGCGAGGGCATGGGGCGCACGTTCGGGGTGCTGCTGGCGACGCTGGTGGTGATCCCGGTGGCCTACGGCCTGCTGCTGATCGATGCCGGCATCCTCGGCTGGATCCTCACCGCGCTGTTCGTGGCGCTGTGCGCGATGATCCTGGTCGAAGGCATCCGCGAAGGCCGCGTGCCGCGCGACCGTTCGATCGCGATGCTGATCGTGTTCGTGTTCAACGTCATGTTCTTCATGTTCTTCGAGCAGGCCGGCAGTTCGTTCAACTTCCTTGCGCAGAACATCGTCGAGCGCGACCTGGGCGGCTGGATGTTCCCGGTCGGCTGGTTCCAGTCGGTCAACACGCTGGCGATCCTGGTGCTGGGCCCGGTGTTCGTATGGCTGTGGGTGGCGCTGCGCTCGGCCAATCCGTCGATCCCGCGCAAGTTCGGCCTGGGCCTGATCTTCAACGGCCTGGCCTTCGCGCTGCTGATGTTCGCCTTGTCCTCGCTGGTCGACGGTTCCGGCAAGATCCCGTTCTGGACCCTGTTCATGGTCTACGTGATCCAGACCGTGGGCGAGCTGTGCCTGTCGCCGATCGGCCTGTCGATGACCACCAAGCTGGCGCCGACCAAGGTCGTGGGCTTCGCGATGGGCGGCTGGTTCCTGTCCACCGCGATCGGCAACAACCTGTCCGGCATCTTCGCCGCAGGCGTCAGCGGCGAGACCGGCATGACCGTGGACTCGGCGCTGAAGGGCTACACTTTCGGTTTCTGGGCCCTGCTCGGCTCGGGTGTGTTGTTGTTCCTGATTGCACCGTTGATCAACAAGTTGATGCACGGTGTCAAATGA